One stretch of Bradyrhizobium canariense DNA includes these proteins:
- the rpsL gene encoding 30S ribosomal protein S12, translated as MPTINQLIASPRVVQKSRKKVPALQQSPQKRGVCTRVYTTTPKKPNSALRKVAKVRLTNGFEVIGYIPGEGHNLQEHSVVMIRGGRVKDLPGVRYHILRGVLDTQGVKNRKQRRSKYGAKRPK; from the coding sequence ATGCCGACGATCAACCAGCTGATCGCAAGTCCGCGCGTCGTACAGAAGTCGCGCAAGAAGGTGCCGGCGCTGCAGCAGTCGCCGCAGAAGCGCGGCGTTTGCACGCGCGTCTATACCACGACCCCGAAGAAGCCGAACTCGGCGCTTCGTAAGGTCGCCAAGGTGCGCCTGACCAATGGCTTCGAAGTCATCGGCTACATTCCGGGTGAAGGCCATAACCTTCAGGAGCACTCGGTGGTCATGATCCGTGGCGGCCGCGTCAAGGACTTGCCCGGCGTGCGCTACCACATCCTCCGCGGCGTCCTCGATACCCAGGGCGTCAAGAACCGTAAGCAGCGTCGTTCGAAGTACGGCGCGAAGCGTCCGAAATAA
- the fusA gene encoding elongation factor G, with product MPRVHAIENYRNFGIMAHIDAGKTTTTERILYYTGKSHKIGEVHEGAATMDWMEQEQERGITITSAATTAFWNGKRLNIIDTPGHVDFTIEVERSLRVLDGAVCVLDSNQGVEPQTETVWRQGDKYKVPRIVFANKMDKTGADFFKCLADIVDRLGAKPIAIQLPIGAENNFKGLVDLVVMKGIIWNDESLGAKFDYVDIPADLVDQAKEYREKMIEAAVELDDDAMAAYLDGKEPDEATLKRLIRKAVLTGAFYPVLCGSAFKNKGVQPLLDAVVDYLPSPVDVPAIKGVDEDGNEVIRRADDKEPLALLAFKIMDDPFVGTITFCRIYSGILASGTGVVNSTRDKKERIGRMLLMHANNREDIKEAYAGDIVALAGLKEARTGDTLCDPNKPVILEKMEFPEPVIEIAIEPKSKADQEKLGVALAKLAAEDPSFRVSTDQESGQTILKGMGELHLDIKVDILRRTYKVDANIGAPQVAFRERVTKRAEVKYTHKKQTGGTGQFAEVSIVVEPNEPGKGYEFESKIVGGAVPKEYIPGVEKGLNSVMGSGVVAGFPVVDVKVQLVDGKYHDVDSSALAFEIASRAAFREALQKGKSVLLEPIMKVEVVTPEDYTGSVIGDLNSRRGQIQGQDMRGNANVINAMVPLMNMFGYVNNLRSMSQGRATFTMQFDHYAEAPANVSAEVQKKFA from the coding sequence ATGCCCCGCGTTCATGCCATAGAGAACTACCGCAACTTCGGTATCATGGCGCATATCGATGCCGGCAAGACCACGACCACCGAGCGCATCCTTTATTATACCGGCAAGAGCCACAAGATCGGGGAAGTGCACGAAGGTGCCGCGACGATGGACTGGATGGAGCAGGAGCAGGAGCGCGGCATCACCATCACGTCGGCCGCGACGACCGCGTTCTGGAACGGCAAGCGTCTGAACATCATCGACACCCCCGGCCACGTCGACTTCACCATCGAAGTCGAGCGTTCGCTGCGCGTGCTCGACGGCGCGGTATGCGTGCTCGATTCCAACCAGGGCGTTGAGCCCCAAACCGAGACCGTCTGGCGCCAGGGCGACAAGTACAAGGTGCCGCGCATCGTCTTCGCTAACAAGATGGACAAGACCGGCGCCGACTTCTTCAAGTGCCTCGCCGACATCGTTGACCGCCTCGGCGCCAAGCCGATCGCGATCCAGCTTCCGATCGGCGCCGAGAACAATTTCAAGGGCCTCGTCGACCTCGTGGTCATGAAGGGCATCATCTGGAACGACGAATCCCTTGGTGCGAAGTTCGACTATGTCGACATTCCCGCTGACCTGGTCGATCAGGCCAAGGAATATCGCGAGAAGATGATCGAAGCCGCCGTCGAACTCGATGACGACGCGATGGCTGCCTATCTCGACGGCAAGGAGCCGGACGAGGCGACGCTGAAGCGGCTGATCCGCAAGGCGGTGCTGACTGGCGCGTTCTATCCGGTGCTGTGCGGTTCGGCGTTCAAGAACAAGGGCGTGCAGCCGCTGCTCGACGCCGTCGTCGACTATCTGCCGTCGCCGGTCGATGTGCCTGCGATCAAGGGTGTCGATGAAGACGGCAACGAAGTGATCCGCAGGGCTGACGACAAGGAACCGCTGGCGCTGCTCGCGTTCAAGATCATGGACGACCCGTTTGTCGGCACCATCACCTTCTGCCGCATCTATTCCGGCATTCTTGCCAGCGGCACCGGCGTCGTCAATTCGACCCGCGACAAGAAAGAGCGCATCGGCCGCATGCTGTTGATGCATGCGAACAACCGCGAAGACATCAAGGAAGCCTATGCCGGCGATATCGTCGCCTTGGCAGGCCTGAAGGAAGCGCGCACCGGTGACACGCTGTGCGATCCGAACAAGCCGGTCATCCTTGAAAAGATGGAATTCCCGGAGCCGGTGATCGAAATCGCGATCGAGCCGAAGTCGAAGGCCGACCAGGAAAAGCTCGGCGTCGCGCTGGCGAAGCTTGCCGCCGAAGATCCGTCGTTCCGGGTGTCGACCGACCAGGAGTCTGGCCAGACCATTCTCAAGGGCATGGGCGAACTCCATCTCGACATCAAGGTCGATATCCTTCGGCGTACCTACAAGGTCGATGCCAATATCGGCGCGCCGCAGGTGGCGTTCCGTGAGCGCGTCACCAAGCGCGCCGAGGTCAAGTACACCCACAAGAAGCAGACCGGTGGTACCGGTCAGTTTGCCGAAGTGTCGATCGTGGTCGAGCCGAACGAGCCCGGCAAGGGCTATGAGTTCGAGTCCAAGATCGTTGGCGGCGCGGTGCCAAAGGAATATATCCCCGGCGTCGAAAAGGGCCTCAACAGCGTCATGGGTTCGGGCGTCGTTGCCGGCTTCCCGGTGGTCGACGTCAAGGTTCAACTGGTCGACGGCAAGTATCACGACGTCGACTCCTCGGCGCTGGCCTTCGAAATCGCATCGCGCGCGGCGTTCCGCGAAGCGCTGCAGAAGGGCAAGTCTGTTCTGCTCGAGCCGATCATGAAGGTCGAAGTGGTGACCCCGGAAGATTACACCGGTTCGGTCATCGGCGACCTGAATTCGCGGCGCGGCCAGATCCAGGGTCAAGACATGCGCGGCAACGCCAACGTCATCAATGCGATGGTGCCGCTCATGAACATGTTTGGGTACGTGAATAACCTGCGCTCGATGAGCCAGGGTCGCGCGACCTTTACGATGCAATTCGATCACTACGCTGAAGCGCCGGCGAACGTGTCGGCAGAAGTCCAGAAGAAGTTTGCCTGA
- the rpsG gene encoding 30S ribosomal protein S7: protein MSRRHSAEKREVLPDPKFGNIIITKFMNSVMYAGKKSVAEGIVYGALEMIENKTKQGPLPVFEQALENVMPTIEVRSRRVGGATYQVPVEVRSVRRQALGIRWLIAAARERNEKTMTERLSAELLDASNNRGNAVKKREDVHRMAEANRAFSHYRW from the coding sequence ATGTCTCGTCGTCATTCTGCTGAAAAGCGTGAAGTGCTTCCGGATCCGAAATTCGGAAACATCATCATTACGAAATTCATGAACTCGGTGATGTACGCCGGGAAGAAGTCGGTCGCCGAAGGCATCGTCTACGGTGCGCTCGAAATGATCGAGAACAAGACCAAGCAGGGTCCGCTGCCGGTTTTCGAGCAAGCGCTTGAGAACGTGATGCCGACCATCGAAGTGCGCTCCCGCCGCGTCGGCGGTGCCACCTATCAGGTGCCGGTCGAAGTGCGTTCGGTGCGCCGGCAGGCGCTGGGGATTCGCTGGCTGATCGCGGCTGCGCGCGAGCGCAATGAAAAGACAATGACGGAGCGGCTCTCGGCAGAGCTGCTCGATGCGTCAAATAACCGGGGGAACGCCGTCAAGAAGCGTGAAGACGTGCATCGGATGGCGGAAGCCAACCGCGCCTTCTCGCACTATCGCTGGTAA